A part of Scophthalmus maximus strain ysfricsl-2021 chromosome 20, ASM2237912v1, whole genome shotgun sequence genomic DNA contains:
- the cdc37l1 gene encoding hsp90 co-chaperone Cdc37-like 1 isoform X2: MEWRGSGASVHPGDECSGDSASATRVRGGGLPPRQQPPSSHLCDCAMASLCQSQQRCVKASIVSSWRLAEAQDQLCSLGVHSSESLEQERARTMACPTELTHIEEEWRRKESILGGREPNRSPVLGAVGSWDVFDKSIINVQNQPVEMDQDKCITFLQKYEKELRHFGMLRRWDDSQRFLADMPQLICEETGNYLILWCMKLQQEGKEALMEQVAHQAVVMQFILEMALNSQQDPRGCFRQFFHKAKEGQDVYLEVFHTELEAFKRRVREYAVNAEQQNTGTNCRLDPKDSLDSLPPVAEYPLKRCIEAGLWTSTVRWTKDDATETEDIRMMETS; this comes from the exons ATGGAGTGGCGGGGCAGCGGAGCGTCGGTTCACCCCGGTGACGAGTGCAGCGGTGACTCCGCTTCGGCAACCAGGGTCCGCGGTGGCGGTCTTCCTCCTCGCCAGCAG CCGCCGTCGTCACACCTCTGCGACTGCGCAATGGCGTCGCTGTGCCAGAGCCAGCAGCGCTGCGTGAAGGCCTCCATCGTCTCCAGCTGGAGACTGGCCGAGGCGCAGGACCAGCTGTGTTCCCTGGGGGTCCACAGCTCCGAGTCCCTGGAGCAGGAGCGTGCTCGGACAATGGCCTGCCCCACGGAGCTCACGCACATCGAGGAGGAGTGGCGGCGCAAGGAGAGCATTCTGGGAGGTCGGGAACCAAATCGCAGTCCCGTGCTCGGGGCTGTCGGAAGTTGGGATGTTTTTGACAAG AGTATCATTAATGTCCAAAATCAGCCTGTTGAAATGGATCAGGACAAGTGCATTACATTTCTGCAAAAGTATGAGAAAGAGCTCCGACATTTTG GTATGTTGAGGAGATGGGACGACAGTCAGCGATTCCTTGCAGACATGCCTCAGCTCATTTGTGAAGAAACGGGCAATTACTTAATTCTGTGGTGCATGAAACTACAGCAAGAAGGG AAAGAAGCACTGATGGAGCAGGTGGCGCACCAAGCTGTAGTCATGCAGTTCATCCTGGAGATGGCTTTGAACTCTCAGCAGGATCCCAGAGGCTGCTTCAGACAGTTCTTCCACAAAGCCAAA GAAGGACAAGATGTTTACTTAGAAGTCTTCCATACAGAGCTTGAGGCCTTCAAACGAAGGGTTAGAGAATATGCAGTCAACGCTGAACAACAGAATACTGGAACAAACTGCAGACTTGACCCCAAAGACTCTTTGGACTCTTTACCCCCA GTGGCAGAGTACCCACTGAAACGTTGTATAGAGGCTGGGCTGTGGACTAGCACAGTGAGGTGGACAAAGGACGACGCCACAGAAACAGAGGACATACGCATGATGGAGACCTCCTAG
- the cdc37l1 gene encoding hsp90 co-chaperone Cdc37-like 1 isoform X1 has translation MEWRGSGASVHPGDECSGDSASATRVRGGGLPPRQQQPPSSHLCDCAMASLCQSQQRCVKASIVSSWRLAEAQDQLCSLGVHSSESLEQERARTMACPTELTHIEEEWRRKESILGGREPNRSPVLGAVGSWDVFDKSIINVQNQPVEMDQDKCITFLQKYEKELRHFGMLRRWDDSQRFLADMPQLICEETGNYLILWCMKLQQEGKEALMEQVAHQAVVMQFILEMALNSQQDPRGCFRQFFHKAKEGQDVYLEVFHTELEAFKRRVREYAVNAEQQNTGTNCRLDPKDSLDSLPPVAEYPLKRCIEAGLWTSTVRWTKDDATETEDIRMMETS, from the exons ATGGAGTGGCGGGGCAGCGGAGCGTCGGTTCACCCCGGTGACGAGTGCAGCGGTGACTCCGCTTCGGCAACCAGGGTCCGCGGTGGCGGTCTTCCTCCTCGCCAGCAG CAGCCGCCGTCGTCACACCTCTGCGACTGCGCAATGGCGTCGCTGTGCCAGAGCCAGCAGCGCTGCGTGAAGGCCTCCATCGTCTCCAGCTGGAGACTGGCCGAGGCGCAGGACCAGCTGTGTTCCCTGGGGGTCCACAGCTCCGAGTCCCTGGAGCAGGAGCGTGCTCGGACAATGGCCTGCCCCACGGAGCTCACGCACATCGAGGAGGAGTGGCGGCGCAAGGAGAGCATTCTGGGAGGTCGGGAACCAAATCGCAGTCCCGTGCTCGGGGCTGTCGGAAGTTGGGATGTTTTTGACAAG AGTATCATTAATGTCCAAAATCAGCCTGTTGAAATGGATCAGGACAAGTGCATTACATTTCTGCAAAAGTATGAGAAAGAGCTCCGACATTTTG GTATGTTGAGGAGATGGGACGACAGTCAGCGATTCCTTGCAGACATGCCTCAGCTCATTTGTGAAGAAACGGGCAATTACTTAATTCTGTGGTGCATGAAACTACAGCAAGAAGGG AAAGAAGCACTGATGGAGCAGGTGGCGCACCAAGCTGTAGTCATGCAGTTCATCCTGGAGATGGCTTTGAACTCTCAGCAGGATCCCAGAGGCTGCTTCAGACAGTTCTTCCACAAAGCCAAA GAAGGACAAGATGTTTACTTAGAAGTCTTCCATACAGAGCTTGAGGCCTTCAAACGAAGGGTTAGAGAATATGCAGTCAACGCTGAACAACAGAATACTGGAACAAACTGCAGACTTGACCCCAAAGACTCTTTGGACTCTTTACCCCCA GTGGCAGAGTACCCACTGAAACGTTGTATAGAGGCTGGGCTGTGGACTAGCACAGTGAGGTGGACAAAGGACGACGCCACAGAAACAGAGGACATACGCATGATGGAGACCTCCTAG